The Macaca nemestrina isolate mMacNem1 chromosome 6, mMacNem.hap1, whole genome shotgun sequence genome window below encodes:
- the LOC105500034 gene encoding large ribosomal subunit protein uL10m-like isoform X2, with the protein MISAHCNLCLLSSSDSPASASQVAGITGRLPALQTVCYGSKAVTCHHRVMHFRQQKLIAVTEYIPQTPAVNPTHLPSPPGPQQEASLVALELTTEGERLPGEVTADVPLVIAFQFQETGLIRLLHREVAAVSQDNQMITVCQKVAPSAEDKLLMRHQLWKRKILMKVFPNQVPKPFLEDSKCQNLLPLSVGHNVLLVSEEPRVKEMVRILRTVSFLPLLGRCISDTILSRQGIINYSNLPSLPLARGELVVGLIRLTAQTHSLLQHQPLQLTTLLNQYLRQQRKKDSVLSVNGKPDHPDPVPDSYPACLASPAHKYTV; encoded by the coding sequence CTGCCTGCCCTCCAGACTGTCTGCTATGGCTCCAAGGCTGTTACCTGTCACCATCGTGTGATGCATTTTCGGCAACAGAAGCTGATTGCTGTGACTGAATATATCCCCCAGACACCAGCCGTCAACCCAACACATCTGCCATCTCCTCCCGGCCCCCAACAGGAGGCATCACTGGTAGCCCTAGAACTTACCACAGAGGGAGAAAGGTTGCCAGGAGAAGTGACAGCTGATGTACCCTTGGTTATTGCTTTCCAATTTCAGGAGACGGGCCTCATCAGGCTTCTCCACCGGGAGGTAGCAGCAGTTTCCCAGGACAACCAAATGATAACTGTTTGCCAGAAGGTGGCTCCGAGCGCAGAGGACAAGCTTCTTATGCGACACCAGCTGTGGAAACGCAAGATCCTGATGAAGGTCTTCCCCAACCAGGTACCGAAGCCCTTCCTGGAGGATTCCAAGTGCCAAAATCTGCTGCCCCTTTCTGTGGGGCACAACGTGCTGCTGGTCAGTGAAGAACCCAGGGTCAAGGAGATGGTCCGGATCTTAAGGACTGTGTCATTCCTGCCGCTGCTAGGTCGCTGCATCAGTGACACCATCCTCAGCAGGCAGGGCATTATCAACTACTCCAATCTCCCCAGCCTGCCCCTGGCACGGGGGGAGCTTGTAGTAGGCCTCATCCGCCTCACCGCCCAGACCCACTCCCTGCTCCAGCACCAGCCCCTGCAGCTGACCACCCTGTTGAACCAGTACCTCAGACAGCAACGCAAGAAGGATTCTGTTTTGTCAGTCAATGGGAAGCCAGATCATCCTGACCCTGTTCCGGACTCTTACCCAGCCTGTTTAGCCAGCCCTGCCCATAAATACACTGTCTGA
- the LOC105500034 gene encoding large ribosomal subunit protein uL10m-like isoform X1, whose protein sequence is MVVMLRGGLLSQAGQLPALQTVCYGSKAVTCHHRVMHFRQQKLIAVTEYIPQTPAVNPTHLPSPPGPQQEASLVALELTTEGERLPGEVTADVPLVIAFQFQETGLIRLLHREVAAVSQDNQMITVCQKVAPSAEDKLLMRHQLWKRKILMKVFPNQVPKPFLEDSKCQNLLPLSVGHNVLLVSEEPRVKEMVRILRTVSFLPLLGRCISDTILSRQGIINYSNLPSLPLARGELVVGLIRLTAQTHSLLQHQPLQLTTLLNQYLRQQRKKDSVLSVNGKPDHPDPVPDSYPACLASPAHKYTV, encoded by the coding sequence ATGGTGGTGATGCTGCGAGGGGGTCTCCTGTCCCAGGCGGGCCAGCTGCCTGCCCTCCAGACTGTCTGCTATGGCTCCAAGGCTGTTACCTGTCACCATCGTGTGATGCATTTTCGGCAACAGAAGCTGATTGCTGTGACTGAATATATCCCCCAGACACCAGCCGTCAACCCAACACATCTGCCATCTCCTCCCGGCCCCCAACAGGAGGCATCACTGGTAGCCCTAGAACTTACCACAGAGGGAGAAAGGTTGCCAGGAGAAGTGACAGCTGATGTACCCTTGGTTATTGCTTTCCAATTTCAGGAGACGGGCCTCATCAGGCTTCTCCACCGGGAGGTAGCAGCAGTTTCCCAGGACAACCAAATGATAACTGTTTGCCAGAAGGTGGCTCCGAGCGCAGAGGACAAGCTTCTTATGCGACACCAGCTGTGGAAACGCAAGATCCTGATGAAGGTCTTCCCCAACCAGGTACCGAAGCCCTTCCTGGAGGATTCCAAGTGCCAAAATCTGCTGCCCCTTTCTGTGGGGCACAACGTGCTGCTGGTCAGTGAAGAACCCAGGGTCAAGGAGATGGTCCGGATCTTAAGGACTGTGTCATTCCTGCCGCTGCTAGGTCGCTGCATCAGTGACACCATCCTCAGCAGGCAGGGCATTATCAACTACTCCAATCTCCCCAGCCTGCCCCTGGCACGGGGGGAGCTTGTAGTAGGCCTCATCCGCCTCACCGCCCAGACCCACTCCCTGCTCCAGCACCAGCCCCTGCAGCTGACCACCCTGTTGAACCAGTACCTCAGACAGCAACGCAAGAAGGATTCTGTTTTGTCAGTCAATGGGAAGCCAGATCATCCTGACCCTGTTCCGGACTCTTACCCAGCCTGTTTAGCCAGCCCTGCCCATAAATACACTGTCTGA